Proteins encoded by one window of Dyella humicola:
- a CDS encoding ribonuclease E inhibitor RraB, which produces MKKSPILEKLLEVADGDTDTLRELDSNGDDFSIPREVEFMLLADSKESADNAADIINDFKYGTAEVLSEEGVYSVQVVIFMPVMQNVILSISGFMQCFAQSFGLKYDGWGCMVQKG; this is translated from the coding sequence ATGAAGAAGAGCCCCATCTTGGAAAAATTGTTGGAAGTCGCCGATGGAGACACTGACACCCTCCGGGAGCTGGATAGTAACGGCGACGATTTCAGTATTCCGCGGGAGGTGGAATTCATGCTGTTGGCCGACTCGAAGGAAAGCGCGGACAACGCGGCCGACATCATCAATGACTTCAAATACGGCACGGCTGAGGTCCTGAGCGAAGAGGGGGTTTACAGCGTTCAGGTGGTCATCTTCATGCCCGTGATGCAGAACGTAATCCTCTCGATTTCTGGATTCATGCAGTGCTTCGCTCAATCCTTTGGCTTGAAATATGATGGATGGGGATGCATGGTCCAGAAGGGTTGA
- a CDS encoding MmcQ/YjbR family DNA-binding protein: MKIDAVRKYVMALEAVTEEPHHQSSSFRVRGKIFVTVPPCRDVIHVFVGEEDRETALALYPNFVEKLLWGGKVVGLRVVLASASANAVKSLVSKAYETRVLKDAGAKSPKPSRF; this comes from the coding sequence ATGAAGATTGACGCGGTCCGAAAGTACGTGATGGCGCTCGAGGCGGTGACCGAAGAACCGCATCATCAGTCATCGTCGTTTCGGGTACGGGGAAAGATCTTCGTCACGGTTCCACCCTGCAGGGACGTTATTCACGTCTTTGTGGGCGAAGAGGACCGTGAGACTGCGTTGGCGCTGTATCCCAATTTTGTCGAAAAGCTGCTGTGGGGAGGCAAGGTTGTTGGTTTGCGAGTGGTGCTGGCGTCGGCCAGCGCCAATGCGGTGAAGTCACTGGTCAGCAAGGCGTATGAGACACGTGTACTGAAAGATGCGGGCGCAAAATCCCCTAAACCAAGCCGCTTTTGA